Proteins from a single region of Stappia sp. ES.058:
- the recF gene encoding DNA replication/repair protein RecF, with amino-acid sequence MGEPVRVALRSLTLSDFRNYETLFVTFDAPLIALVGENGAGKTNLLEAISLLTAGRGLRRAALDDLARRGAPHGWAVSARIDGIGGETRIGVGHTTGDPGRRIRINGSDARGSEMLLDYLRVLWLLPSMDGLFTGPAGDRRRFLDRLVLAIDPGHGRRVADLERTLRARNRLLDERGSDAFLDAVEAQLAPLAVAVSYARQETVTLLRTRMASQAGAGQPFPQADVLLTGSFEDSAAGVPAGDLEDAYREMLASGRYRDRAAGRTLQGAHRSDLTVRHVAKDMPAALASTGEQKALLIGLVLAHAEVAAATAGLTPLLLLDEIAAHLDPDRRRALFLRLAELGLQVMMTGTDPFLFADLPQGSAILKVANGSVSPYSAA; translated from the coding sequence ATGGGCGAGCCGGTCAGGGTTGCCCTGCGCAGCCTCACCTTGTCTGATTTCAGGAATTACGAAACGCTTTTTGTGACGTTCGATGCGCCGCTGATCGCTCTCGTGGGTGAAAACGGCGCAGGAAAAACCAATCTCCTTGAAGCGATCTCCCTTTTGACGGCGGGGCGCGGCCTGCGGCGGGCGGCGCTCGATGATCTTGCGCGGCGCGGGGCACCGCATGGCTGGGCGGTGTCGGCCCGGATCGACGGCATCGGCGGGGAAACCCGGATCGGCGTCGGGCACACGACAGGCGATCCCGGGCGCCGGATCCGGATCAACGGGTCGGACGCGCGCGGCTCCGAGATGCTTCTCGATTATCTGCGTGTTTTATGGCTTCTGCCCTCGATGGACGGGCTGTTCACCGGGCCGGCCGGTGACCGGCGCCGGTTTCTGGATCGTCTGGTGCTGGCCATCGACCCCGGCCACGGCCGGCGTGTCGCCGATCTTGAGCGGACCCTGCGCGCGCGCAATCGCCTTCTCGACGAGCGCGGGTCTGACGCATTCCTCGATGCGGTGGAGGCGCAACTCGCCCCGCTTGCCGTTGCTGTCAGCTACGCACGCCAGGAAACCGTCACGCTATTGCGCACCCGCATGGCCTCGCAGGCCGGGGCAGGCCAGCCGTTTCCGCAGGCCGACGTTCTCCTGACCGGAAGCTTCGAGGACAGTGCCGCCGGTGTTCCGGCGGGCGATCTGGAAGATGCCTATCGCGAAATGCTCGCCAGCGGCCGCTATCGGGATCGGGCGGCGGGGCGTACGCTCCAGGGGGCGCATCGCTCGGATCTGACGGTGCGCCATGTCGCCAAGGACATGCCGGCCGCCCTTGCCTCCACTGGTGAGCAGAAGGCCCTGTTGATCGGTCTGGTCCTGGCGCATGCCGAGGTGGCCGCCGCCACCGCCGGGCTGACGCCTTTGCTTCTTCTCGACGAGATCGCGGCCCATCTCGATCCCGACCGCCGCCGCGCACTTTTCCTGCGCCTCGCCGAGTTGGGCCTGCAGGTCATGATGACGGGAACCGATCCGTTTCTCTTCGCGGATTTGCCGCAAGGCAGCGCCATACTAAAGGTCGCAAACGGAAGCGTTTCTCCCTATAGTGCGGCGTAG
- a CDS encoding LysE family translocator, translating to MELSALAIFALSLMVMAAIPGPGIAAIVARVLAHGREGAMAFCLGVALGDVIWLGFAVAGLAVVAKTFGAAFLAIKYLGAAYLLYLAWKMWTASGDSGLGGVPRPGSGRPLQLVMGGLAVTMGNPKVMVFYLALLPNIIALETVTMIGYLELSLVTLGVLGLVLGAYCVLADRARRLISSPRAVRLLNRFAGSVMAGAAVAVATR from the coding sequence ATGGAACTCTCTGCTCTTGCGATCTTTGCGCTGTCCCTGATGGTGATGGCGGCGATCCCCGGTCCCGGCATCGCCGCGATCGTTGCGCGCGTCCTCGCGCACGGTCGCGAGGGCGCCATGGCGTTTTGTCTCGGCGTTGCCCTGGGCGACGTGATCTGGCTCGGATTTGCGGTTGCCGGTCTCGCCGTCGTTGCAAAGACATTCGGGGCGGCCTTCCTGGCGATCAAATATCTCGGTGCAGCCTATCTGCTCTATCTCGCCTGGAAGATGTGGACGGCCAGCGGCGATAGCGGTCTTGGCGGCGTGCCCCGACCCGGAAGCGGACGGCCCTTGCAGCTTGTGATGGGCGGGCTCGCCGTGACCATGGGAAATCCCAAGGTGATGGTTTTCTACCTCGCGCTTCTGCCCAACATCATCGCCCTCGAAACGGTCACGATGATCGGCTACCTCGAACTCAGTCTGGTGACGCTCGGCGTGCTCGGGCTGGTGCTTGGGGCCTATTGCGTGCTCGCCGATCGTGCGCGCCGGCTGATTTCCAGTCCGAGAGCCGTTCGACTGCTCAACAGGTTCGCGGGGTCCGTGATGGCGGGCGCCGCTGTGGCGGTGGCCACGCGTTGA